The proteins below come from a single Roseiflexus sp. RS-1 genomic window:
- a CDS encoding NUDIX hydrolase: MLLDPAIEADIHALAMRYGAPRRIVAPLDGASFDPVARSDRYGEVCMVVRRGNGRLLTAIKTFYPAGCFRLLTGGVAHGETIEAALQREVEEETGLQTVIRRFLAIIVYPPQRFATFAFLLDERGGELGSRDPHERIAAFREIDVAELPLLAATLEAAPDRFDDEIGGNWREWGRFRAIVHRVVYQALSDDQAAA; this comes from the coding sequence ATGCTTCTCGACCCCGCCATCGAAGCCGACATCCACGCGCTGGCGATGCGTTACGGAGCGCCACGCCGCATCGTCGCGCCGCTCGACGGCGCTTCCTTCGATCCGGTTGCGCGTTCTGACCGTTATGGTGAAGTCTGCATGGTGGTGCGGCGCGGCAACGGACGATTGCTCACGGCGATCAAAACGTTCTATCCCGCCGGGTGCTTCCGGTTGCTGACCGGCGGGGTCGCGCATGGTGAAACGATTGAAGCTGCGTTGCAGCGCGAGGTCGAAGAAGAAACCGGATTGCAGACTGTCATCCGGCGCTTTCTGGCAATCATCGTGTACCCGCCGCAACGGTTTGCAACTTTCGCCTTTCTGCTCGATGAGCGCGGCGGCGAACTCGGATCGCGCGACCCGCACGAGCGCATTGCTGCGTTCCGTGAGATCGACGTGGCGGAACTGCCACTCCTTGCGGCAACCCTCGAAGCGGCGCCGGATCGGTTCGATGACGAGATTGGTGGAAACTGGCGCGAGTGGGGGCGTTTTCGCGCTATT